The following coding sequences lie in one Oceanicola sp. 502str15 genomic window:
- a CDS encoding MFS transporter: MPRVNGPLFFILATLMLDAIGIGIVFPIMPDLMERVGAGNVGEGSLWAGVLMAAYAGAQFVFGPVVGSISDAWGRRPVLLVALACLSLDYVVMALADSFWLLLLGRTLAGVAGATYITATAYVSDITPKHQRAARFGLIGAAFGIGFVMGPALGGVVAGWHVTAPFWLAAGLAAANLCLGLLVLPESLKQENRRAFGARDMNPFASFRRAFALPGLAVPLICLALFEFANMVYPVLWAFWGKAALGWSTLAVGLSLSAYGALMALSQGVVMPLAVARLGERRLVVLGLVISGFAMAVFGFATTTWIVVLVMPLAALSDLVPPTLTAIAANGAGEDEQGMVQGVIAALASLAAVLAPLIFTPLFRAFTAEGGTLYWPGAPFALGAVLVLAILPLVLRR, encoded by the coding sequence ATGCCTCGCGTGAACGGCCCTCTGTTCTTCATCCTTGCCACCCTGATGCTCGACGCCATCGGGATCGGCATCGTGTTTCCGATCATGCCCGATCTGATGGAGCGGGTGGGCGCGGGGAACGTGGGCGAGGGCTCGCTTTGGGCCGGTGTGCTGATGGCGGCCTATGCCGGGGCGCAGTTCGTGTTCGGGCCGGTGGTGGGCTCGATCTCGGATGCCTGGGGGCGCAGGCCGGTGCTGCTGGTGGCGCTGGCCTGCCTGTCGCTCGACTACGTGGTGATGGCGCTGGCCGACAGCTTCTGGCTGTTGCTGCTGGGGCGGACGCTGGCCGGGGTGGCGGGCGCGACCTATATCACCGCGACGGCCTATGTCTCTGATATCACGCCAAAACACCAGCGTGCAGCCCGGTTCGGGCTGATCGGCGCGGCCTTCGGCATCGGCTTCGTCATGGGGCCCGCGCTGGGGGGCGTGGTGGCGGGCTGGCATGTGACGGCGCCGTTCTGGCTGGCCGCCGGGCTGGCGGCGGCGAACCTCTGCCTCGGGCTGCTGGTGCTGCCGGAATCTCTGAAGCAGGAGAACCGCCGCGCCTTCGGCGCCCGCGACATGAACCCCTTTGCCAGCTTCCGCCGGGCCTTTGCCCTGCCCGGCCTCGCGGTGCCTCTGATCTGCCTTGCGCTCTTCGAGTTCGCCAACATGGTCTACCCGGTGCTTTGGGCCTTCTGGGGCAAGGCGGCGCTGGGGTGGAGCACGCTGGCCGTCGGCCTGTCGCTCTCGGCCTACGGGGCGTTGATGGCCCTGTCGCAGGGCGTGGTGATGCCGCTGGCGGTGGCACGGCTGGGCGAGCGGCGGCTGGTGGTGCTGGGGCTGGTGATTTCGGGCTTCGCGATGGCGGTCTTCGGCTTTGCCACGACCACATGGATCGTGGTGCTGGTGATGCCGCTGGCCGCCCTGTCGGACCTGGTGCCGCCCACGCTCACCGCGATTGCGGCCAACGGGGCGGGAGAGGACGAGCAGGGCATGGTGCAGGGGGTGATCGCGGCGCTGGCCTCGCTGGCCGCGGTTCTGGCGCCGCTGATCTTCACGCCGCTGTTCCGGGCCTTCACCGCCGAGGGCGGCACGCTGTACTGGCCGGGCGCGCCCTTTGCCCTGGGCGCGGTGCTGGTGCTGGCGATCTTGCCGCTGGTGCTGCGCCGGTAG
- a CDS encoding H-type lectin domain-containing protein: protein MKRLRNHLVGVDEGSVVLFSDFEDGGEMWTGTGPRQARRAVSFSETYRTPPTVMVNLSMWDMDQKTNQRADIGAENITEDGFELVFRTWGDTRVARVRASWMAMGELRHEDDWDMY from the coding sequence ATGAAACGCTTGCGCAATCACCTGGTCGGGGTCGATGAGGGCTCTGTCGTGCTGTTCTCGGATTTCGAGGACGGCGGCGAGATGTGGACGGGCACAGGCCCGCGGCAGGCGCGTCGGGCGGTGAGCTTCTCGGAAACCTATCGTACGCCGCCCACGGTGATGGTGAACCTGTCTATGTGGGACATGGACCAGAAGACCAACCAGCGGGCCGACATCGGGGCGGAGAACATCACCGAAGATGGCTTTGAGCTGGTGTTCCGCACCTGGGGCGACACCCGAGTGGCCCGGGTGCGCGCGAGCTGGATGGCGATGGGCGAGCTGCGCCACGAGGACGACTGGGACATGTACTGA
- a CDS encoding F0F1 ATP synthase subunit epsilon encodes MADTMQFDLVSPERRLASLAAREVQIPGAEGDLTAMPQHSPMITTLRPGVLTVKAEDGAESKYAVIGGFAEINENGTTVLAEHAVPAEELTPETLEQFLSDAAAARDNASAEDLDALAKTAADIAALGNDLGVAPRSGS; translated from the coding sequence ATGGCTGACACCATGCAGTTTGATCTGGTTTCGCCCGAGCGCCGTCTGGCCTCGCTGGCGGCCCGTGAAGTGCAGATTCCCGGTGCCGAGGGCGACCTGACGGCGATGCCGCAGCACTCCCCGATGATTACCACCCTGCGCCCCGGTGTTCTGACCGTGAAGGCCGAGGACGGTGCGGAAAGCAAATACGCGGTGATCGGCGGCTTTGCCGAGATTAACGAGAACGGCACCACCGTTCTGGCCGAGCACGCCGTGCCGGCCGAGGAGCTGACCCCGGAGACGCTGGAGCAGTTTCTCTCCGACGCCGCCGCCGCACGTGACAATGCAAGCGCCGAGGATCTCGACGCCCTCGCCAAGACCGCGGCCGATATCGCCGCTCTGGGCAACGATCTGGGTGTTGCGCCGCGCTCCGGCAGCTGA
- the atpD gene encoding F0F1 ATP synthase subunit beta: MANAKGKVTQVIGAVVDVQFDDTLPAILNALTTENNGKKLVLEVAQHLGENTVRTIAMDATEGLVRGQEVTDTNAAIQVPVGTATLGRILNVIGEPIDEKGPVEADEHRPIHAPAPDFADQSTEAEVLVTGIKVIDLLAPYAKGGKIGLFGGAGVGKTVLIQELINNIAKVHSGLSVFAGVGERTREGNDLYHEMIESGVLTPDNLPDSKIALVFGQMNEPPGARARVALTGLTLAEQFRDATGTDVLFFVDNIFRFTQAGSEMSALLGRIPSAVGYQPTLATDMGAMQERITSTKNGSITSIQAVYVPADDLTDPAPATTFAHLDATTVLNRAISELGIYPAVDPLDSTSRLMDPLIVGEEHYNVARDVQGILQRYKSLQDIIAILGMDELSEEDKLTVARARKIQRFLSQPFDVAKVFTGSDGVQVPLEDTVSSFKAVVAGEYDHLPEGAFYMVGGIDEVKAKAEKMAADAA, from the coding sequence ATGGCTAACGCAAAAGGCAAAGTGACTCAGGTCATCGGCGCCGTTGTCGACGTGCAGTTCGACGACACGCTGCCCGCGATTCTCAACGCGCTGACCACCGAGAACAACGGCAAGAAGCTGGTGCTCGAAGTGGCGCAGCACCTGGGCGAGAACACCGTGCGCACCATCGCGATGGACGCCACCGAGGGCCTGGTGCGCGGTCAGGAAGTGACCGACACCAACGCCGCCATCCAGGTGCCCGTGGGCACCGCCACGCTGGGGCGCATCCTGAACGTGATCGGTGAGCCGATCGACGAGAAGGGCCCGGTCGAGGCCGACGAGCATCGCCCGATCCACGCCCCTGCCCCCGACTTCGCCGACCAGTCGACCGAAGCCGAGGTGCTGGTGACCGGCATCAAGGTGATCGACCTGCTGGCGCCCTACGCCAAGGGCGGCAAGATCGGCCTGTTCGGCGGTGCCGGCGTGGGCAAGACGGTTCTGATCCAGGAGCTGATCAACAACATCGCCAAGGTGCACTCGGGCCTCTCCGTGTTCGCCGGTGTGGGCGAGCGGACCCGTGAGGGCAACGACCTCTACCACGAGATGATCGAATCCGGCGTTCTGACCCCGGACAACCTGCCGGACTCCAAGATTGCGCTGGTCTTCGGCCAGATGAACGAGCCTCCCGGAGCCCGTGCCCGTGTGGCGCTGACCGGCCTGACCCTGGCCGAGCAGTTCCGCGATGCGACCGGCACCGACGTGCTGTTCTTCGTGGACAACATCTTCCGCTTCACCCAGGCCGGTTCCGAGATGTCGGCGCTTCTGGGTCGTATCCCCTCAGCCGTGGGCTACCAGCCCACCCTCGCGACCGACATGGGCGCGATGCAGGAGCGGATCACCTCGACGAAGAACGGCTCGATCACCTCGATCCAGGCCGTCTACGTGCCCGCGGATGACCTTACCGACCCGGCCCCGGCAACCACCTTTGCCCACCTCGACGCGACGACCGTGCTCAACCGCGCGATCTCCGAGCTGGGCATCTACCCCGCCGTGGACCCGCTGGACTCGACCTCGCGCCTGATGGACCCGCTGATCGTGGGTGAAGAGCACTACAACGTTGCCCGTGACGTGCAGGGTATCCTCCAGCGCTACAAGTCGCTTCAGGACATCATCGCCATTCTCGGGATGGACGAACTCTCGGAAGAGGACAAGCTGACCGTGGCCCGCGCCCGGAAGATCCAGCGTTTCCTCTCCCAGCCGTTCGACGTGGCCAAGGTGTTCACCGGTTCCGACGGCGTTCAGGTGCCGCTGGAAGACACCGTCAGCTCGTTCAAGGCCGTTGTGGCCGGCGAGTACGACCACCTGCCCGAGGGCGCCTTCTACATGGTTGGCGGCATCGACGAGGTGAAGGCCAAAGCCGAGAAGATGGCAGCCGACGCCGCCTAA